CCAGCGCGTGCGCCCGCGCGGTATGGAAGTGGACGACGTCGGCGTCGCGCGCGAGCCGGCGCAGGCGCAGGCCGGCGACCACGTCGGCGTCGTTGCGGATGCGCAGCGGCACGACGGGGAGCCCCGCCGCGGCGGCCGCGCGTGCCAGCGGTCCGTCCGGATGCACCGCCAGCGTCTGCGCGACGCCGCGCGCGGCCAGCGCCCGGCAGAGCAGCAGCACCTGCACCTCGCCCCCGCCCCACGCCCGCTCCGGATCGACGTGGAGCACCCGCACGGCGGTCACGCGTCCCGGCAGCGCAGCAGCACGGCGGTGGTCGCCCACATCGCGATCGCCACCTCGTTGTCGCCGAAGTTGTACTGCGTGAGCCCGCCGAGGAGGAAGGCGACGATGCCGAGCCACGCACCCGCGGCCGTGGGGCCGATCGGTCCGCCGCGGGTGGCGCGCACGGCCTCCCAGCCGAGCCGCAGGATCGCCGCGTAGAGCAGCGCGAACGCCGTCAGACCGAGCAGGCCCGCTTCCGCTGCCATGTGGAGGAAGTTGTTGTGCGCGTGCGATTTCCGATCGGCCGCGGGGTACGGCTCGTAGTAGGGCTTGGCGTGCGGACGGTAGCGCCCGAAGCCGAAGCCGAGCCACGGGTGGTCGTGCACGATGTCGAGGTTGGCGCGGTAGATCGCCACCCGGCCGGCGTTGGGCCCCTCGAGCGTGAACATGGGCTCGATCTGCGCCCGCAGGTGCGGCGACGCACCGACGGTCAGCGCCGCCACGACGAGCGCCGCCGGCACGAGCCGTACCGCCCACCGCCGGCCGCCGACCAGCGCCAGCACGACGACGCCGCCCAGCAGCGCGATCCACGCTCCGCGCGCCGTCGACAGCACGATCGACGCGAGCATCAGCACCGACGCGCCGCCGGCGCGCACGCTGCCGGCGAGCGCGCGCGTGGTCGCCGCCGCGAGCGGGAACACCATGAGATGCGCGAAGGTGAGGTAGCTCGAGAAGAACCCGATGACGGCGTAACCGCCCGCACCCTCGACGCGCGCCCGCACCTCGAGCTCGCGCCCCATGAGCGTGCGGTACCAATCCGCGCCGGTCCAGTGCTGCACCACGCCGTACACCGCGGCGACCGTCCCGCCGGCGACGAGCCACCCCGTGAAGCGCACCGCGCGCGCGGGATCGAGCCACCAGTAGATGCCGAAGAAGCCGATCAGCACCCACATGCGCGACCACCCGCCCGCCTCGTGCGGGCGCAGGCTCGCGAGCGTGCTCAGCACGAGCACCCCGAGGAAGAGCGCCAGCCAGCCGTCGAGCGGCGTGCGCCGCACGACGCGCGCACCGACCAGCGGCGCCAGGACGGCGAGGCCGAACAGCGTGCCGATGCCGATCTGCATGCCGCTGATCGACAGCGGGATCGTGACCGCGGTGAACGCCAGCACGACGTCGGCGAGCCGCCGTAGCCACGGAGGGACGGAGCGCGGCGCCACGCGTCAGACGCCCCGCCGCGTGAGCATGACTTTCATGGTCTCGGACAGGATGCGCACGTCGAGCCAGAGCGAGCGGTTGTGGATGTACGCGAGGTCGTACTTCAGCTTCGTCGCCGCCGAGGTGCGGTACTCGCCGTTCACCTGCGCATACCCCGTGAGGCCGGGCCGCACGCGGAAGCGCTCCACGTATCCGGTGATGTCGCGTTCGAACTCGGCCACGAACTCGGGCCGCTCGGGCCGCGGACCGACGAAGCTCATGTCGCCGCGGAGCACGTTCCACAGCTGCGGCAGCTCGTCCAGCCGCGTCGCGCGCAACACGCGCCCGAGCGGCGTCACGCGCGGGTCGTTCTCGGCCGCGAGCACCGGGCCGGTCGCGCGCTCCGCCTCCCGCTGCATGGTGCGGAACTTGTAGATCGTGAACACGCGGCCGTCCTTGCCG
The genomic region above belongs to bacterium and contains:
- a CDS encoding O-antigen ligase family protein, yielding MAPRSVPPWLRRLADVVLAFTAVTIPLSISGMQIGIGTLFGLAVLAPLVGARVVRRTPLDGWLALFLGVLVLSTLASLRPHEAGGWSRMWVLIGFFGIYWWLDPARAVRFTGWLVAGGTVAAVYGVVQHWTGADWYRTLMGRELEVRARVEGAGGYAVIGFFSSYLTFAHLMVFPLAAATTRALAGSVRAGGASVLMLASIVLSTARGAWIALLGGVVVLALVGGRRWAVRLVPAALVVAALTVGASPHLRAQIEPMFTLEGPNAGRVAIYRANLDIVHDHPWLGFGFGRYRPHAKPYYEPYPAADRKSHAHNNFLHMAAEAGLLGLTAFALLYAAILRLGWEAVRATRGGPIGPTAAGAWLGIVAFLLGGLTQYNFGDNEVAIAMWATTAVLLRCRDA